Within Pseudomonas brassicacearum, the genomic segment GCGACGTCGCGGGCTTCGTCGGTGAGGTGCTGGGGCGTGCCGATCCACTGGCGGATGTCGTTTTTGGTGGTCAGGTGCCAGAGGCCGCCTGCGCAGAACGTCAGCAGCAACATCAGCAGGACCGGCGTGCGTACCCGTTTCAGCAGGGCTTCGCGAGCCTTGAGCAGGTATTGGCAGACCTGGAGCGGCCATTGGGCCGGACGCAGCTCTGCGCCCTTGAGCAGCGCCGGCAGCAGGCAGACCGCGGTCAGGTAGGCGCCGAGCAGACCGGCGGCGGAAAATATCGCGATCTGGGTCAGGGCCGGGAAGGGCGTCCAGGCCAGGGCCAGGTAACCGATGCAGGTGGTCACCAGGCTCAGGCTCAGCCCCGGCAGGGTCAGGCGCAAGGCCGGCCAGCTACGCCACGGCTTGAGGCTCCAGCTCTTGGACAGGTAATGCAGCGGGTAGTCCACCGCGACGCCGATCAGGCTGGAGCCCAGTACCAGCGTCATCACATGCATGCGCCCGAACATGGCCACGCAGGCCACCGCGCCAAACAGCACGCCCACCAGCACCGGCACGAACGCCAGCCACACGCGCAGGCGTCGGAAGGCCAGCAACAGCAGCAGCAAGATGCCGACGGTCGCGCCACCGCCGACCCAGGTGATTTCCCGCGAGGCCTGTTGCTGGCCGCTGGCGGCGTACAGCAGGCCGCTGGCCGCCAGCAGTTGCCCTTGGGCCTGGCCCGCCTGGTCGCGGCTGCGTTGCAGCAGTTGGGCCACTTGCAATGGCAGGTTCATGTCGAAGGCGTTGCCCTGGGCGCGGGCCCGCAGCATCACCCAGCTTTTACCGTCGGCATCGGCGACCAACGCACCGCTGCCGATGTCGAATTTTATCGCGCCGCGTTGCGGCTGGCTGTTCTGGATGCGCCCGGTCAGGCCGAGCCAGTCGTCCTGGCTCGGCACCAGGCTGAAACCGCTGAACGGATCGAACAGTGCCTGCACGCGCTGTTGGATGAATGCCTCGGGCTGCTCGATCAGTTGCTGTCGGTCCGCCGCCGAGAGCATCGCCAATCGCCCGTTGAGCAATTGCCTGCGCAGCGCTGGCAAGTCGGTCTGCAACGTCCACTGGACCTTGTCGAACAGGCCGCTGGCCTGCCACTGCTCGCCCAGGGTTTGCGCCAGGGCGATGGCTTGCTGGCGATCAGCGTGGCCGACCAGCACCAGCACCTCGCGATTGAGCGGCTCCTGCATGCGTTGTTCGGCGACCAGCTCCAGGGCATCGGGGGATGTGCCCGGCACCAGCTCCATGAGGTTGACCGACAGCGGCGCGCCGTTGCGCCATTGCCAACCGGCGAGCGCGAGCACCGCCAGCAGCAGGATCAGGAACAGCCGGGGCAGCATCCGCTCACTCGGCAAAATCATGTTGCTCCGCTTCGCTCAAAGGTTGCGCGCCGGTAGCGTCCTGCATGCGCAGCACGGTGCTGTCGCCCTGGGTTTCCAGCAGTTCGATGCGCTGCACCAGTTCGCCGCCGTCGATGTTGATTTGATTGAAAACCTGTTTGAGCAGCACCGAGCGCGGGGTCAGGGTGAGCTTCCATCGTTGCGGCTCGCCCGACAGGCTCAGTTCGAAATCCCGCTGCAGGCCTGTGCTGTCACCCTGCAACACTGCCAGGAACAATCGGTTCTGCTCGGCGCCGGCGCTCTTGTTCGGCAGCATCTGCCAGGTGCTACCGTCTCGTCGGGCGATGCCTTGAGGGGTGATGCGGTAATCCTGTTGCAGCGGGGTTTGCAGCAGCCACAGCAGGCCGTGGTTTTTCGCCAGCACGAAGCGCCCCTTGCTGGTGAGGGGCTGGGGCAGGGCGCGCAGGTGTTTTTCCTGGATGAACTGCCCGTGGATCACCTCCGGGCGGGCCAGTTGGTCGCTCAGCTGTTGCAAGTCGAACGCCTGGGCCAGGGGCGCCAGGCAGCTTAGCAACAGGCAGCACAGCAACAGCCGGGCAGACAGGCGCTTCATGGCAGTTTCCTTTCCACGGCTTCGACAAACACCCGGGGCGAGGCCAGCAGCATTTCGCGACTGGCGAGGTCCACGGCCACTTGCACGGAACTGGCACGGGTCAAGCGGTCACCGGTAGCCGCGTCGCTGATCAGGTAGTTGATCTTCAGCCGGTTTTCCCACTCCACCAGGCTGGCGCGTACGGTCAGGGCCTGGCCGAACACGGCGCTGCGCACGTAGCGCAGTTGCAGGTCGATGATCGGCCATGCGTGGCCGGATTCGAGCATGTCGTTGTAGTTGTGGCCAATCAGGTCGAGCAAGGCGCAGCGGGCCACTTCCAGGTATTTGACGTAGTGGCCGTGCCAGACCACGTTCATCGAATCGACATCGAAAAACGGCACCACGATCTGCGTGTCGACGTGCAAGACACCTTGGTTACGCATGCAGCCTCCAGTGTTGCTCGGCGATGCGTTGCAGGCACAGGCGCAGTTCGCCTTCCAGGGCGCGGTCTTCGATCACAGGGGGGAAATCCTCGGTCAGTTGCTGGTGCATGGCGGCCAGGGCCGGCGGCAGTGGGCGCGCGTCTTCGGCACGGCTGCGCAGCCACACGCCCTGGTTGGCGGCCAGCAAGGTGGCGGCGGCAACTTGTTCGGTCAGCTCCAGCACGCGGATCGCGTCCCGGGCGGCGATGGTGCCCATGCTCACCTTGTCCTGGTTGTGGCACTCGGTGGAACGCGAGAACACGCTGGCCGGCATGGTGTTCTTCAGGGCTTCGGCGGTCCAGGCACTGGTGCCGATCTGCACGGCCTTGAAGCCATGGTTGAGCATCGCCCGCTCGGCGCTGGCGCCGGACAGGTTGCTTGGCAGGCCATGGTTGTAGCGCTCGTCCACCAGCAGTGCGAGCTGGCGATCCAGCAAGTCGGCGACGTTGGCCACCAGGTTTTTCAGGCTGTCCATGGCGAAGGCGATGTGCCCGCCGTAGAAATGCCCGCCGTGGAGCACGCGCTCGGCTTCGGCGTCGATGATCGGGTTGTCGTTGGCGCTGTTGAGTTCGGTTTCGATGAACGCGCGCAGCCAGCCCAGGCTGTCGGCCAATACCCCAAGTACATGGGGCGCGCAGCGCAGGGAATAGCGGTCTTGCAGGCGATGCAGCGGCGCGGTTGGGGCGTCGATCGCCAGGTCCTTGCGCAGCCACGCGGCGACTTGCATCTGCCCCGGGTGTGGCTTGGCGGCGAACAGGCGTTCGTCGAAGTGTTCCGGGTTGCCTTGCAGGGCGACGACGTTCAGCGCGGTGATGCGGGTTGCCAGTTGCAGCAGGTAGTCGGCGCGGGCGAAGGCCAGGCAGGCCAGGCCGGTCATCACGGCGGTGCCGTTCATCAGCGCCAGGGCCTCCTTGGGTCGCAGCACCAGCGGAGTCCAGCCCAGTTCGCGATGCACATCAGCGGCCAACCGCCGTTCGCCACGGAACATCACTTCCCGTTCGCCGGACAGCGTGGCGGCGACGTAGGACAGCGGTGTCAGGTCGCCGCTGGCGCCCACCGAACCTTCCTCTGGGATCAGCGGCAGGATGTCGTGTTCGAGAAAGGCCTGGAGGCGTTCCAGCAGTTCCACCCGCACCCCCGACACGCCGTGGCACAGCGACTGCAAACGCGCCGCCAGCACCGCACGGGTGGCCTGGGCGTCGAGCAGCTTGCCCAGGCCGCAGCCGTGGAACGTGTACAGGTGACGCGGCAGGGCCTCGACGTGGTGCAACGGCACGGCCACCACGCAGGAGTCGCCGTAACCGGTGGTCACGCCGTAGATCACGCCTTCCTTGTCCAGCAGGGAATCGAGGAATTGCGCACCCTTGGCAATGCGTTGGCGGAACGCCGGGTCATGCTGCAACCGGGTCGGTGCCTGGTGGTTGGCCAGGGCCAGCACATCTTCGATGCGCAAGGGGCGTTCGCCGAAGGTTACCGGCTCAGGAGTGGGCATCGTCATCGGTCTTCCAGAAAGGGTAAAAGTTGAACCACTGTTGGGGGGCCTGGAGGCAGTATTGCGCCAGGCACTCGGCGTAGCGGCCGGCCCAGTGGGCGATCACTTGCTCGCGGTCGTTGCGTTTCCACACCACGGCATCGGCGAAGGGTTCGAGGGTGACGCGATAGCGCCCCTCGTGCTTGAGGCACATCAACAGGTTGACCGGGCATTTCAGCAGGCCGGCCAGCAGCCAGGGGCCCTGGGGAAAGGCGGCCGGGTGGCCCATGAAGTCCACGGTCACGCTGCGCCCGCCGTGCAGCGGTACGCGGTCGCCGGCAATTGCCAGCCACTCGCCGCGCTCCAGGCGTTCGCTCAACTGCAACATGATCACCGGGTCCAGCTCGCTGACCTGGATCAGCCGCAGGTGCGTGGCACCGGCTTCGCCCAGCAAGCGGTTGAACTGCTCGGCGTGCTTGGTGTGCACCAGCACGTTCATGGTGACTTTCTCGCCCAGCTCGGCCAGGGCCCGGCACATTTCCAGGTTGCCCAGATGCGCCCCCACCAGCATTTGTCCGCGGGCATCGCGCAGATGATTGCGCAACAGGGCCGTGTCGACGATTTCGATCTGGTCGATGCTCAGCTTGCCGTTCCAGACGTCGAGCTTGTCCAGCAGGGAATCGGCAAAGGCCATGAACTGGCCGAATACCCGCCAACGGGTCGGGCGCAGCTCGGGACGTGCGCTCCAGTCGGCCAGGCGCTGCTGATATTGCCAGGCCGCCTGGCGGGCACTGCGACCGAAAATGAAGAAGTACAGGACGATGCCGTACAGCACCGGGGTCAGCAAGCGTCGACCGAGCACCTTGGCGGCGACCGCAGTGAGTTTCATCAGCCAGAAACTGCCGCGCTCCTGGCGGTCGGCCCAATGTTGCTTGTCTTCCTGAAGGCTCATGCCCGCCACCGTCGCCAGAGAATCAGGGGGGAACGCACGAGCATGCCGAAGAACAACCGGGTGTGCATGCTGGAAATTAGCACGTTGTCGTGGAACAGGCGAAAGTGCGAGACCCCGTCCTGAGGGTAATGGACCCGCGTGTGCAGCCAGTGCATCGGCTGATTGCGCCAGGCCAGGCGCACGAGGATGTCCGAATCGAAATCCATGCGCTTGCCGATATTGGCCGAGTCGATCAGCGCCAGGGTCGGTGCCAGGGGATAGACCCGAAAGCCGCACATGGAATCGCGGATTTGCAGGGACAGGCTGTTGATCCAGACCATGACGTGGGTCAGGTAGCGCGCGTACAGGCGACCTTTCGGCACGCTGGCGTCGTAGCGTGGATAACCACAAATCACTGCGTCCGGGTGGGCACGGGATTGTTCGATGAAGGCTTTCACGTCGCCAAGATCGTGCTGCCCGTCGGCGTCCACCTGCAAGGCGTGGCTGAAACCCAGGCGCGAAGCCTCGCGCAGGCCGGTCATTACCGCGCCGCCCTTGCCCTGGTTGACGGCCAGCCTGACCAGATGAACCTGATCGCTCTCGGCCAACCGTTCCAGCACGGCGGCGCACGCCGGGCTGCTGGCGTCATCCACCAGCACGCAGGGCAGGCCGTTGGCGAGCAACGCCTGGACCACGGCCGAGATGGCGGTTTCGTGGTTGTAGACCGGGATGACGGCGCAGGGGTTATGCATATTTTCTGCCCTCCACAAATCCACTGTGCAGCGCTTCCCTGTGGCGAGGGAGCTTGCTCCCGCCGTAGGAGCTGCCGGAGGCTCGGTGCCGCGTTCGGACGATCTTTTGATCTTTCGCTTTGGACTCAATTGATAGGGACAAGATCGCAGCCTCGTTGCACTCGACAGCTCCTACGCAGCCCAGCGGGAGCAAGCTCCCTCGCCACAGTGATACGTGCAGGTGCCTAGGCATTGTTTTCCCCCAACACAATCCGCCCACTGGAGCAGGCCGCCGTGTCATTGCGGTAGGCGAAGTACAGCTTGCCGCGCTCGCGGTCGAAGCGCAGGTGCAGTTGGATTTCATCGCCGGGGCGCACCAGTTGCTGGAATTTCAGCACTTCCATGCCGACGAACCGGGGCGGCAGGTCCAGCAGTTGCCGGCCCAGGCTCAAGGCCCAGTCGACCTGCACCACGCCCGGCAGTACCGGCGCGGTGGGGAAGTGGCCGCTGAAGTACGCCAGGTCTGGCGGCACGACCAATTGCAGGCTCCACTCACCGTCGGTTTCGACGTGCTCCAATACCTCAGGGGCCTTGGGGCGCGGCGCCATCAGCAGCGCCTCGACCTCGGCCTGGGGCAGCTTGCCCTGGGCGTTGAGCGGCAACTGCCGCAACCAGCGCCAGCGCCGCGGCAGGGCGAGGGTTTCGCAATGTTCGCTCAGGTGCCGGCGCAGGCCTTCGGTGACGGCGCGTCGGCCCTGGTTGCGCAAGGCAAGCAGGCCGGCGTCGCTCAGCACCAACAGCGCGCCGAGGGAGGCGCGATTCTCTTGCACCACCCCCAGCCGCGCTTCGCTGACCCAGTCGTGGGTCACCAGCGCTTGTTCCAGCATCGGCAGGGAGATACGTTTTTCTTCGAGCTTGACGATACGGTCCAGTCGCCCGAGCAGTTCAAAGCGGCCATCTTCGGCGATTCGCGCCGCGTCGGCGGTGTGTTCCACATGCCCGGTCGGCAGATAGGGCGAGGCGATCAGCAGGGCGCCGTCGCTGTCCTGGCTCAGCTTGACGTCGGCAAAGGGTTCCCACAATCCGCCTCCCTGGCGCCAGGCGATGCCGCCGGTTTCCGAACTGCCGAAAATTTCCGTCGGCCATTGCTCCAGGCGCCGCTGCAAGCTTTGCGCAGCCTCGGCCGGCAAGGCGCCGCCAGAGGAGAACACCCGGCGCACGCAGCTCAAGGCCGGCCAATCGAGGTTGTCGCCCATGCGCTTGAGCAGCGCCGGGCTGGCGACCCAGGCGAAGTCCGGCTGTTCGCGGCTGGCGCGTTGCAGGTCTTCGGGGAAGGCCAATTGCCGCCGCACGAAGGTACGCCCGGCGCACAGCGGCCATAGCACGCGGAACAGCAGGCCGTAGATGTGCTGGGTGGCAACGCTGCCGATCATGCAGGCCGGGCCCAGGTCGGCGCCCCACAGGTGTTCCAGGGCCTGGACCTCGTTACTCAACTGGCGCAGGGTTTTCTCGATGCGCTTGGGCTCGCCGCTGGAGCCGGAAGTGCACAGGCTCAGCCAGCAGTGATCGAGGTCCAGCTCGGCGGCGTCCATCGGCGCCTGTTGCAGGTCGCCGGGGTGTGTATCGCCGGGCTGGTCGGTCAGCCACAGGTCCACGTCCGCCGTCCAGCGCTGGCGTGTCTGCGCTTGCAGGTCGGCGGGAAGCAGGACCCGGACCCCGGCGCGCCAGGCTCCGAGCAGGGCGACGGCCAGGTCGGCGGCATCTTCCAGGTGCACTGCCACATGCCGCACGCCCCGGGCATGCAGGCCGGCCGCCAGGCGCAACGCCGCGTCCCGCAGTTGCGAGTGATTCAGCGCCGGATCGACCGCAACGGCGCGTTCCGGCTGAGCCTTGAGCAGCATCTGCTCAAGTGTTATCCAATTCATGGGCGGCCTCTTACCCGTTGTCGTATGAGCCATTCAATGGCAAACAGCAGCCCCATCAATCCGTAGGAAATCAGGCCGGTGTACAACATCCACCAACTCAGCGGCGCCCAGAGGGTCAGGGCGGCGGCGAGCAAACCGTTACACAGGAAAAACACACTCCAGGCCACCGTGACCTGGCGGGTATACACCACCGCCTTGGCCGGCAACTGCGGTTCACGCAGGCGGGCCAGGCGCTCGATCATCGGCGGGCCGTATTTCAGGCTCAGCACGAACAGCCCGAGCATGAACGCGCTGATCAGCACCGGATACCAGCGCAGCAGGAGCGGGCTGTCGAACAGCGCGAGCAATATGCAAAACACGATTGCCGTGGCCGCCATCCAGCGGCTGCCGGCCCCACCCTTGCCAAGCAATGCCCGGGCCAGCCACAGGCTTCCCAGCAACAGCCCGAACTGCCACGGGGCGAAGTGCTCCATGCCGAAATA encodes:
- a CDS encoding MMPL family transporter, with the translated sequence MILPSERMLPRLFLILLLAVLALAGWQWRNGAPLSVNLMELVPGTSPDALELVAEQRMQEPLNREVLVLVGHADRQQAIALAQTLGEQWQASGLFDKVQWTLQTDLPALRRQLLNGRLAMLSAADRQQLIEQPEAFIQQRVQALFDPFSGFSLVPSQDDWLGLTGRIQNSQPQRGAIKFDIGSGALVADADGKSWVMLRARAQGNAFDMNLPLQVAQLLQRSRDQAGQAQGQLLAASGLLYAASGQQQASREITWVGGGATVGILLLLLLAFRRLRVWLAFVPVLVGVLFGAVACVAMFGRMHVMTLVLGSSLIGVAVDYPLHYLSKSWSLKPWRSWPALRLTLPGLSLSLVTTCIGYLALAWTPFPALTQIAIFSAAGLLGAYLTAVCLLPALLKGAELRPAQWPLQVCQYLLKAREALLKRVRTPVLLMLLLTFCAGGLWHLTTKNDIRQWIGTPQHLTDEARDVARITGFQPTSQFFLIRADDQSQLLERQTALNERLDQLIGLEKLQGYLSLNQLVSPPAEQQKVREALARLPAFWQPLLDLGVPVAALQAELAQLQALPVTDIDAALAGPLAEPYRTLWLGSTAPGVAAVVSLQGLNDAALLRVQAADLPGVQLVDRLGDLNRVFAATQVSAAELKLASCVLIVLVLIWPFGVGGALRIVALPLLAALCSLASLGWLGQPLTLFSLFGLLLVTAIGVDYAILMREQIGGAAVSLLGTLLAAITTWLSFGLLALSSTPAVSNFGLAVSLGLAFSFMLAPWAGRREHPTPAQGQDLR
- a CDS encoding outer membrane lipoprotein carrier protein LolA; translation: MKRLSARLLLCCLLLSCLAPLAQAFDLQQLSDQLARPEVIHGQFIQEKHLRALPQPLTSKGRFVLAKNHGLLWLLQTPLQQDYRITPQGIARRDGSTWQMLPNKSAGAEQNRLFLAVLQGDSTGLQRDFELSLSGEPQRWKLTLTPRSVLLKQVFNQINIDGGELVQRIELLETQGDSTVLRMQDATGAQPLSEAEQHDFAE
- a CDS encoding acyl-CoA thioesterase; this encodes MRNQGVLHVDTQIVVPFFDVDSMNVVWHGHYVKYLEVARCALLDLIGHNYNDMLESGHAWPIIDLQLRYVRSAVFGQALTVRASLVEWENRLKINYLISDAATGDRLTRASSVQVAVDLASREMLLASPRVFVEAVERKLP
- a CDS encoding HAL/PAL/TAL family ammonia-lyase — translated: MTMPTPEPVTFGERPLRIEDVLALANHQAPTRLQHDPAFRQRIAKGAQFLDSLLDKEGVIYGVTTGYGDSCVVAVPLHHVEALPRHLYTFHGCGLGKLLDAQATRAVLAARLQSLCHGVSGVRVELLERLQAFLEHDILPLIPEEGSVGASGDLTPLSYVAATLSGEREVMFRGERRLAADVHRELGWTPLVLRPKEALALMNGTAVMTGLACLAFARADYLLQLATRITALNVVALQGNPEHFDERLFAAKPHPGQMQVAAWLRKDLAIDAPTAPLHRLQDRYSLRCAPHVLGVLADSLGWLRAFIETELNSANDNPIIDAEAERVLHGGHFYGGHIAFAMDSLKNLVANVADLLDRQLALLVDERYNHGLPSNLSGASAERAMLNHGFKAVQIGTSAWTAEALKNTMPASVFSRSTECHNQDKVSMGTIAARDAIRVLELTEQVAAATLLAANQGVWLRSRAEDARPLPPALAAMHQQLTEDFPPVIEDRALEGELRLCLQRIAEQHWRLHA
- a CDS encoding glycosyl transferase; this translates as MSLQEDKQHWADRQERGSFWLMKLTAVAAKVLGRRLLTPVLYGIVLYFFIFGRSARQAAWQYQQRLADWSARPELRPTRWRVFGQFMAFADSLLDKLDVWNGKLSIDQIEIVDTALLRNHLRDARGQMLVGAHLGNLEMCRALAELGEKVTMNVLVHTKHAEQFNRLLGEAGATHLRLIQVSELDPVIMLQLSERLERGEWLAIAGDRVPLHGGRSVTVDFMGHPAAFPQGPWLLAGLLKCPVNLLMCLKHEGRYRVTLEPFADAVVWKRNDREQVIAHWAGRYAECLAQYCLQAPQQWFNFYPFWKTDDDAHS
- a CDS encoding glycosyltransferase family 2 protein; the protein is MHNPCAVIPVYNHETAISAVVQALLANGLPCVLVDDASSPACAAVLERLAESDQVHLVRLAVNQGKGGAVMTGLREASRLGFSHALQVDADGQHDLGDVKAFIEQSRAHPDAVICGYPRYDASVPKGRLYARYLTHVMVWINSLSLQIRDSMCGFRVYPLAPTLALIDSANIGKRMDFDSDILVRLAWRNQPMHWLHTRVHYPQDGVSHFRLFHDNVLISSMHTRLFFGMLVRSPLILWRRWRA
- a CDS encoding AMP-binding protein — encoded protein: MNWITLEQMLLKAQPERAVAVDPALNHSQLRDAALRLAAGLHARGVRHVAVHLEDAADLAVALLGAWRAGVRVLLPADLQAQTRQRWTADVDLWLTDQPGDTHPGDLQQAPMDAAELDLDHCWLSLCTSGSSGEPKRIEKTLRQLSNEVQALEHLWGADLGPACMIGSVATQHIYGLLFRVLWPLCAGRTFVRRQLAFPEDLQRASREQPDFAWVASPALLKRMGDNLDWPALSCVRRVFSSGGALPAEAAQSLQRRLEQWPTEIFGSSETGGIAWRQGGGLWEPFADVKLSQDSDGALLIASPYLPTGHVEHTADAARIAEDGRFELLGRLDRIVKLEEKRISLPMLEQALVTHDWVSEARLGVVQENRASLGALLVLSDAGLLALRNQGRRAVTEGLRRHLSEHCETLALPRRWRWLRQLPLNAQGKLPQAEVEALLMAPRPKAPEVLEHVETDGEWSLQLVVPPDLAYFSGHFPTAPVLPGVVQVDWALSLGRQLLDLPPRFVGMEVLKFQQLVRPGDEIQLHLRFDRERGKLYFAYRNDTAACSSGRIVLGENNA